Sequence from the Bos javanicus breed banteng chromosome 11, ARS-OSU_banteng_1.0, whole genome shotgun sequence genome:
GGTAGACTCACAAGCTGATACTGGTGATTCTGAATGGCAACCTAACTGGGGCACAATAACCTCCTTTAgacctaaaataaaacaaatttctgaATTATTAATACTATCCATGAATAACTATGGGTCCCAACCtagagaaaaattaatttctaaaaaatcCAAATCCCCAAAACAAATTACAGCATGACTGCCTGCTTAAATCAGTTCATTTAAAGAACTCCCCAAACATACGTTCTTGTTCATGGGCCATTAATATGATAAAAGGCTCTacagagaaatataaaacaaaaaatttgggAGTTGCTGCAAGCTAAAGAtcattcagaaatgaaaataaaagcacaagataaaaatgttaaaaacaacgTTAAGTCTTGATGTAGaaactttaaaagattttttgagTAAGGTACTAGTTTTCCCCATCTTCAAAGATAAGAAACAAGCAAGTGAGACAAAATAGAAggtactttttgttttttctttgtttttactaaCATAGGGCACCtgtagaaaagtaaaaaaatcaaagcaaagctAACTTTGCTTGATTCATTGACTCAGTGAAAATGCCCAAGTTTCATTATTGTTAAtttcaaccaaccaaccaaccttcATGCAAGTGTGCTGACTGGAATTAAAAGAAGGAATGCTTTTCTTTGGATTTATCTAGCAACTGCTTCTGAAGGTTGCTAGGACAATCTCCAAATGCCATCAGCGGGACTCTTTCATCGCCGTTTTAGAAAAACAAGAGTAAATGTGTCAACCACACCACCTACCGCTGGAATCAAAGTTTAGGAAGTCTGAGAATTCCTGAGCCAATGTCTCGTCACTGGCAAAGGCACAGATGCAAGCAAAGAAATGAATGCATCTCTGGACCGCCTCATCCTTGGAAGCATTCGACTTGTGTGACTTTAGAGTCTGGCAGGAGCAGAAGAAACGGCGTTCAGGCAAGCTTTTGGCACCGATTTTCTGCACAAAGGATGTATGTAAATACCCCAAACTATGCTTCTGGCTTGCTTTGCATTTCACCACCAGAATGTTTTTAGTAATCCTCTGTACAAGGGGACCTGTGGGTTCCGTGGCCAACTGCCAGATGGTTTGCTTGGTTTCTGGGGAGGCCTGCATGGCATTCAGGACCGAGCTCTTTAGAGTCAGAGGGGTGGCCTCTGCCTGGCAGTTCACTGCCAGCTTGATGTGCTGGCACTGGTTCTCCACAACGCCCTGGGTGGCAGCTTTCAGGCATGAGGGAACATAACACCGGCCAGAGCTCAGCTGAGTGATGATGGTCCCGTCCACCGTCTGGATGGTCGTCTCTGAAACACCTAGCTCCACAAAGCATCGGTAATCGGGGCCCCGGTCTCTTTGCCGCACTGAGTAGACTTGCAGATCGGAGCCTGTGATGATTTTGACAGCTTCAACACTAGGCTGCTTCCGGGCACCGTACCGGAAAATGGTCCCACATGTCTTGTTCTTACAGCTCAGTCCCCGGGTTCCATTGTATGTGCCACATCGGGGACACTTTCTGATCCCCCTCAATGTGGCCTTCCCCAAATCAGATAAGAAAGCTGGAACTTTGGTCCTTAGAGAGTTTGGTTCCATTCTTCACAGGTTCTAGAAAGGACAATAAGCTCATCAGCCCgagtatacatgtacacacacacacacagttaaaatCACTTACAATATGTAgtacagaaaagtaaaatgaaaagaagctATCCACTGTAGAAGCTATCAAACTGTACCCTCAAAGAAAACATCCATTTAAAccctcaaataaaataaaagtgtagGAAACTTTGCATTTTGCATCTCTCTAGTTTTAAGGCCTAATGTAATAACTGAAATATTTCTCAAGATTCAGTCTTGTTTTATACAACAAGCTAGGTTAACCTAATCTTTTTTTGATCACACCAAGGGATCAatggcagtggaagcacagagccctaaccactggactgccaaggaattccctagtTAACCTGATTTCAACATGCACAGATGTTTGACTTGAGCAACTGGATGAGTTCTTTCTCTTTCACCATTCCCCACAAAACTCAGACCAATCTTACCTGTATCAATTGCCAGAGTATCCAGAAAACAGTATAACCTGAATTCGTAAGACCTAAAAAATGTTTCATTAGTTTGTGATGATCATAGAGGACAAATGAAGATGCAACAATTT
This genomic interval carries:
- the C11H2orf42 gene encoding uncharacterized protein C2orf42 homolog, which gives rise to MEPNSLRTKVPAFLSDLGKATLRGIRKCPRCGTYNGTRGLSCKNKTCGTIFRYGARKQPSVEAVKIITGSDLQVYSVRQRDRGPDYRCFVELGVSETTIQTVDGTIITQLSSGRCYVPSCLKAATQGVVENQCQHIKLAVNCQAEATPLTLKSSVLNAMQASPETKQTIWQLATEPTGPLVQRITKNILVVKCKASQKHSLGYLHTSFVQKIGAKSLPERRFFCSCQTLKSHKSNASKDEAVQRCIHFFACICAFASDETLAQEFSDFLNFDSSGLKEVIVPQLGCHSESPVSACESTASKPKKRKKEEVSGAQTNSSLLPPDAVSGNLRKSGLKKPVVASSLKRQACGQLLDEAQVTLSFQDWLASVTERIHQTMHYQFDGKPEPLVFHIPQSFFDALQQRISIGSAKKRLPNSTTAFIRKDALPLGTFSKYTWHITNILQVKQILDTPEMPLEITRSFIQNRDGTYELFKCPKVEVESIAETYGRIEKQPVLRPLELKTFLKVGNTSPDQKEPTPFIIEWIPDILPQSKIGELRIKFEYGHHRNGHVAEYQDQRPPLDQPLELAPLTTITFP